One Rhododendron vialii isolate Sample 1 chromosome 2a, ASM3025357v1 genomic region harbors:
- the LOC131317866 gene encoding uncharacterized protein LOC131317866 isoform X2 produces the protein MTLCQIRGGDASSSKSEGADARSDCKSRVHAKFSDNMFGDKIKDARDGKFEDLSKKARLKSNVDGSTGDGKSKDNGGTPKTGSKPKSGNPEENGRDNKQEDEEENDEGGEEAGLVEGQEGFGNVNVGPTVEPLVPNLASYSLWEETEETNERDSAPWTSERETLCGPRRWREGDYVVSCVPDGSVIVTSEMKEKIKLSPGALFAEVQEEHRPLLSDIFFQWPSTFVRLGNVSAICRKFALDSLVSFVEVLENVSLPKATPQDFESVYDCLETLVRYRLEVDWLRKRIDQMASLLELSVVRHQLEKVSKELEEIEVVAMRLKDKKKGLEGRVAELESVGSGRFDVSSHAGQGLRR, from the coding sequence AGGTGGAGATGCTTCCTCTAGCAAATCAGAAGGAGCAGATGCAAGATCTGATTGTAAATCCAGAGTTCATGCCAAATTTTCGGATAACATGTTTGGTGATAAAATTAAGGATGCTAGGGATGGTAAATTTGAGGATCTTTCTAAAAAAGCTCGTCTTAAATCTAATGTTGATGGCTCCACAGGAGATGGGAAATCAAAAGATAATGGTGGCACACCAAAGACCGGCTCGAAGCCAAAGTCGGGAAATCCCGAGGAGAATGGCCGTGATAATAAGCAAGAGGATGAAGAGGAGAATGATGAGGGTGGGGAAGAGGCTGGTTtagtggagggccaagagggaTTCGGCAATGTGAATGTAGGGCCGACTGTCGAGCCCCTTGTTCCAAATTTGGCGTCTTATAGCTTGTGGGAGGAGACAGAGGAGACGAATGAGCGTGATTCGGCTCCTTGGACATCTGAGAGAGAGACACTTTGTGGTCCTCGTAGGTGGAGAGAGGGCGACTATGTGGTGTCGTGCGTTCCTGATGGGAGCGTCATCGTGACATCGGAAATGAAGGAGAAAATAAAGTTGTCCCCTGGTGCTTTGTTTGCCGAGGTTCAGGAGGAGCATCGACCTTTATTGTCCGACATCTTTTTTCAGTGGCCCAGTACCTTTGTTCGGCTTGGCAATGTGAGTGCAATATGTAGAAAGTTTGCTCTAGATTCCTTGGTATCTTTTGTGGAGGTGTTGGAGAATGTGAGTTTACCCAAGGCTACGCCCCAAGATTTCGAATCTGTGTATGATTGTCTTGAGACATTGGTACGTTATCGATTAGAGGTTGATTGGCTCCGTAAGAGGATAGATCAGATGGCTTCACTTCTTGAGCTCTCGGTTGTGCGGCACCAGTTGGAGAAGGTAAGCAAGGAGTTGGAGGAGATTGAAGTGGTGGCGATGCGGTTGAAAGACAAGAAGAAAGGGCTTGAAGGACGGGTAGCCGAACTTGAGAGTGTCGGCTCGGGAAGGTTTGACGTGTCTAGTCACGCGGGTCAAGGTTTGAGGCGGTGA
- the LOC131317866 gene encoding uncharacterized protein LOC131317866 isoform X1 — translation MSDTEEAAECQSPDPSHEIGGDASSSKSEGADARSDCKSRVHAKFSDNMFGDKIKDARDGKFEDLSKKARLKSNVDGSTGDGKSKDNGGTPKTGSKPKSGNPEENGRDNKQEDEEENDEGGEEAGLVEGQEGFGNVNVGPTVEPLVPNLASYSLWEETEETNERDSAPWTSERETLCGPRRWREGDYVVSCVPDGSVIVTSEMKEKIKLSPGALFAEVQEEHRPLLSDIFFQWPSTFVRLGNVSAICRKFALDSLVSFVEVLENVSLPKATPQDFESVYDCLETLVRYRLEVDWLRKRIDQMASLLELSVVRHQLEKVSKELEEIEVVAMRLKDKKKGLEGRVAELESVGSGRFDVSSHAGQGLRR, via the coding sequence AGGTGGAGATGCTTCCTCTAGCAAATCAGAAGGAGCAGATGCAAGATCTGATTGTAAATCCAGAGTTCATGCCAAATTTTCGGATAACATGTTTGGTGATAAAATTAAGGATGCTAGGGATGGTAAATTTGAGGATCTTTCTAAAAAAGCTCGTCTTAAATCTAATGTTGATGGCTCCACAGGAGATGGGAAATCAAAAGATAATGGTGGCACACCAAAGACCGGCTCGAAGCCAAAGTCGGGAAATCCCGAGGAGAATGGCCGTGATAATAAGCAAGAGGATGAAGAGGAGAATGATGAGGGTGGGGAAGAGGCTGGTTtagtggagggccaagagggaTTCGGCAATGTGAATGTAGGGCCGACTGTCGAGCCCCTTGTTCCAAATTTGGCGTCTTATAGCTTGTGGGAGGAGACAGAGGAGACGAATGAGCGTGATTCGGCTCCTTGGACATCTGAGAGAGAGACACTTTGTGGTCCTCGTAGGTGGAGAGAGGGCGACTATGTGGTGTCGTGCGTTCCTGATGGGAGCGTCATCGTGACATCGGAAATGAAGGAGAAAATAAAGTTGTCCCCTGGTGCTTTGTTTGCCGAGGTTCAGGAGGAGCATCGACCTTTATTGTCCGACATCTTTTTTCAGTGGCCCAGTACCTTTGTTCGGCTTGGCAATGTGAGTGCAATATGTAGAAAGTTTGCTCTAGATTCCTTGGTATCTTTTGTGGAGGTGTTGGAGAATGTGAGTTTACCCAAGGCTACGCCCCAAGATTTCGAATCTGTGTATGATTGTCTTGAGACATTGGTACGTTATCGATTAGAGGTTGATTGGCTCCGTAAGAGGATAGATCAGATGGCTTCACTTCTTGAGCTCTCGGTTGTGCGGCACCAGTTGGAGAAGGTAAGCAAGGAGTTGGAGGAGATTGAAGTGGTGGCGATGCGGTTGAAAGACAAGAAGAAAGGGCTTGAAGGACGGGTAGCCGAACTTGAGAGTGTCGGCTCGGGAAGGTTTGACGTGTCTAGTCACGCGGGTCAAGGTTTGAGGCGGTGA